The Streptomyces sp. NBC_01244 genome contains a region encoding:
- a CDS encoding carbohydrate ABC transporter permease — protein MSTQTAPSAPPEAAPGSEPAPAPGATSARRADRKTAGRPRRSGAMASKAVVNAVLLVAVLYTLMPLTWLLIAATKNHADLFGTAGFGFGEFHLFDNLRAVFSHDGGIFGRWLLNSLLYSVVGSLASSLISVAAGYCFDKYEFRGKGALFGLVLTGTLVPTVVITLPQYLLASEVGIVNTYWSVLIPALVNPFGVYLARVFSEGYVPGEVLEAARIDGASELRVFRSISLPMLLPGFMTLFLFSFTASWNNFFGPLVMLNDQHLYPAVLGIYSWNQIVLQYPEFYSLAITGSLVAVIPLALAFIGLQRFWRSGLSAGAVK, from the coding sequence ATGAGCACCCAGACGGCCCCCTCGGCCCCGCCCGAGGCCGCTCCCGGCAGTGAGCCGGCGCCCGCACCCGGAGCCACGTCCGCCCGGCGGGCGGACCGGAAGACGGCCGGGAGGCCGCGCCGGAGCGGTGCCATGGCCTCCAAGGCCGTGGTCAACGCCGTGCTCCTGGTGGCGGTCCTCTACACCCTGATGCCGCTGACCTGGCTCCTGATCGCCGCCACCAAGAACCACGCCGACCTCTTCGGGACGGCCGGCTTCGGCTTCGGCGAGTTCCACCTCTTCGACAACCTCCGGGCCGTCTTCAGCCACGACGGCGGCATCTTCGGCCGCTGGCTGCTCAACAGCCTCCTCTACTCCGTCGTCGGATCACTGGCGTCCTCGCTGATCAGCGTCGCCGCCGGATACTGCTTCGACAAGTACGAGTTCCGCGGCAAGGGCGCGCTCTTCGGGCTCGTCCTGACCGGCACCCTCGTCCCCACCGTAGTCATCACGCTCCCGCAGTACCTCCTCGCCTCCGAGGTCGGGATCGTCAACACCTACTGGTCGGTCCTCATCCCGGCACTCGTGAACCCCTTCGGCGTGTACCTCGCCCGGGTCTTCTCGGAGGGCTACGTACCCGGTGAGGTCCTCGAGGCCGCCCGCATCGACGGAGCGAGCGAGCTGCGCGTCTTCCGGTCGATCTCGCTGCCGATGCTCCTGCCCGGCTTCATGACCCTCTTCCTCTTCTCCTTCACCGCGAGCTGGAACAACTTCTTCGGCCCGCTGGTCATGCTCAACGACCAGCACCTGTACCCGGCGGTGCTCGGCATCTACAGCTGGAACCAAATCGTGCTCCAATACCCGGAGTTCTACTCCCTCGCGATCACCGGATCACTGGTGGCCGTCATCCCGCTCGCCCTCGCCTTCATCGGCCTGCAGCGGTTCTGGCGCTCCGGCCTCTCGGCGGGAGCGGTCAAGTGA
- a CDS encoding MFS transporter, whose translation MYLATTGRRAAPAPPPTTGAGRRVPAAVLALGTVSLVTDVSSEMVSAVLPLYLVLGLGLSPLQFGFLDGLMGGAGAVVRLLGGHLADRGHRYKHVAGIGYAVSACSRLGLLLAGGATGGIAAALAADRVGKGIRTAPRDALITLNSPPEELGRSFGVHRAMDTTGALLGPLAAFALLWATAGAYDAVFVASFCCGLLGVLILVLHVPGYHRPATTPGPAPPRSKAFGALRDPAFRRILWAAALLGGATIGDAFVYLLLQRRLGLDPGWFPLLPLGAAAGYLLLAVPVGRIADRVGRRLPFLYGHLALLGAYLVLLAPAGGPAPLLLAAVLALLGVFYAATDGVLMALAGPVLPAGGRAGGLAVLQTGQALARMLAAAGFGAAWTVWGPRPALWGATAVLLAALAGGWALLPRDPGVPGVPGGPDEARGPGDPRNPDSPRHPAAPDAPDAPATAVVPTRSPTSERSTS comes from the coding sequence ATGTACCTGGCCACCACAGGCCGCCGGGCCGCTCCGGCCCCGCCCCCCACCACGGGGGCGGGCCGGCGCGTCCCCGCCGCCGTCCTGGCGCTCGGCACGGTCAGCCTCGTCACCGACGTCTCCTCCGAGATGGTCAGCGCGGTGCTGCCCCTCTACCTCGTCCTCGGGCTCGGCCTCTCACCCCTCCAATTCGGCTTCCTCGACGGGCTGATGGGAGGAGCCGGCGCGGTCGTACGGCTGCTCGGCGGGCACCTCGCCGACCGCGGCCACCGGTACAAGCACGTCGCGGGGATCGGCTACGCCGTCTCGGCCTGCTCCCGGCTCGGCCTGCTGCTCGCGGGCGGCGCCACCGGCGGGATCGCGGCGGCCCTGGCCGCCGACCGGGTCGGCAAGGGCATCCGTACGGCGCCCCGCGACGCCCTGATCACCCTCAACAGCCCTCCCGAGGAACTCGGCCGGTCCTTCGGCGTGCACCGGGCCATGGACACCACCGGCGCCCTGCTCGGTCCGCTCGCCGCCTTCGCCCTGCTCTGGGCGACCGCGGGCGCGTACGACGCGGTGTTCGTCGCCAGCTTCTGCTGCGGCCTGCTCGGCGTGCTGATCCTGGTCCTCCACGTTCCCGGGTACCACCGCCCGGCCACGACGCCCGGCCCGGCTCCGCCCCGGAGCAAGGCGTTCGGCGCGCTGCGCGACCCCGCCTTCCGGCGGATCCTCTGGGCCGCCGCCCTGCTCGGCGGCGCCACCATCGGCGACGCCTTCGTCTACCTCCTGCTCCAGCGCCGACTGGGCCTGGACCCCGGCTGGTTCCCGCTGCTGCCGCTCGGTGCGGCCGCGGGCTATCTGCTCCTGGCCGTCCCGGTGGGCCGGATCGCCGACCGGGTGGGGCGCCGGCTGCCGTTCCTCTACGGACACCTCGCCCTGCTCGGCGCCTACCTCGTCCTGCTCGCCCCGGCCGGCGGGCCGGCCCCGCTCCTCCTCGCGGCCGTCCTCGCCCTGCTCGGGGTGTTCTACGCGGCCACCGACGGGGTGCTGATGGCCCTCGCCGGGCCGGTCCTGCCCGCCGGGGGCCGAGCGGGCGGGCTGGCCGTGCTCCAGACCGGCCAGGCCCTGGCCCGGATGCTCGCCGCGGCGGGCTTCGGCGCCGCGTGGACGGTGTGGGGGCCGCGGCCCGCGCTCTGGGGGGCGACGGCGGTGCTGCTCGCCGCGCTGGCGGGCGGCTGGGCGCTGCTGCCGCGCGATCCGGGCGTGCCGGGCGTGCCGGGCGGTCCGGATGAGGCCCGCGGTCCGGGTGATCCGCGCAATCCGGATTCTCCGCGCCATCCGGCAGCCCCGGACGCCCCGGACGCCCCCGCCACCGCCGTGGTGCCGACGCGATCCCCCACCAGTGAGAGGAGCACCTCATGA
- a CDS encoding alpha-L-fucosidase gives MTPGPSAPLVGPAGPAETPLLPTPGQLAWQEAGFGIFLHFGINTFNGVEWSDGTLDPDTFRPAHLDARQWVRTAAEAGAKYVVLTAKHHDGFCLWPTETTAYSVASSPWKDGAGDVVAELAEACGEAGLGLGLYLSPWDRNADCYEEPAAYDSFYLRQLTELCTRYGPLCELWFDGAGSEGRTYDWDAVMAVIDRHQPGAMVFNMGRPTIRWVGNEEGLAADPCRYVTHSTGISLYDERQAELDSAAYLPPECDVPLRADWFWQPGNHHTLKSREDLLEIWYSSVGLGAGLLLGVPPDRRGLIDDADRARLLEFTGELERRLGDPHSAVLSAGLLPADVLPSEGEELLADFGRSVRVDHVELREDLTGGQRVDGHEIWADGRLIASGHTVGVRRVHRVEPLTVRELRIRLTGTGARLTAVTAAGPRPELS, from the coding sequence ATGACGCCCGGTCCCTCAGCCCCCCTCGTCGGTCCCGCAGGCCCCGCCGAGACTCCCCTCCTGCCCACGCCCGGACAACTCGCCTGGCAGGAAGCCGGATTCGGGATCTTCCTGCACTTCGGCATCAACACCTTCAACGGCGTCGAGTGGAGCGACGGGACCCTGGACCCGGACACCTTCCGGCCCGCGCACCTCGACGCGCGCCAGTGGGTACGTACCGCCGCCGAGGCCGGAGCGAAGTACGTCGTGCTGACCGCCAAGCACCACGACGGCTTCTGCCTCTGGCCGACCGAAACCACCGCCTACTCCGTGGCCTCCTCGCCCTGGAAGGACGGAGCGGGCGACGTGGTCGCCGAACTGGCCGAGGCCTGCGGGGAGGCAGGCCTCGGCCTCGGGCTGTACCTCTCTCCCTGGGACCGCAACGCCGACTGCTACGAGGAGCCCGCCGCCTACGACTCCTTCTACCTCCGTCAGCTCACCGAACTCTGCACCCGCTACGGCCCGTTGTGCGAGCTGTGGTTCGACGGCGCGGGCTCCGAGGGGCGCACGTACGACTGGGACGCGGTCATGGCCGTGATCGACCGGCACCAGCCCGGCGCCATGGTCTTCAACATGGGCCGCCCCACGATCCGCTGGGTCGGCAACGAGGAGGGGCTCGCCGCCGACCCCTGCCGCTACGTCACGCACTCCACGGGCATCAGCCTGTACGACGAGCGGCAGGCCGAGCTCGACTCGGCCGCCTACCTGCCGCCCGAATGCGATGTCCCGCTCCGCGCCGACTGGTTCTGGCAGCCCGGGAACCACCACACCCTCAAGAGCCGCGAGGACCTGCTGGAGATCTGGTACTCCTCGGTGGGCCTCGGCGCCGGCCTGCTGCTGGGTGTGCCGCCCGACCGGCGCGGACTGATCGACGACGCCGACCGGGCGCGGCTCCTCGAGTTCACCGGCGAGCTGGAGCGGCGCCTCGGCGATCCGCACTCCGCCGTCCTCTCGGCCGGCTTGCTCCCGGCCGACGTGCTCCCTTCCGAGGGGGAGGAGCTCCTCGCGGACTTCGGCCGGTCCGTCCGCGTCGACCACGTGGAACTGCGCGAGGACCTCACCGGGGGCCAGCGCGTGGACGGCCACGAGATCTGGGCGGACGGCCGGCTGATCGCCTCCGGCCACACGGTGGGGGTCCGGCGCGTCCACCGTGTGGAGCCCCTCACCGTGCGGGAACTGCGGATCCGGCTGACCGGAACCGGGGCCCGGCTCACCGCGGTGACGGCAGCCGGACCTCGGCCCGAGCTCAGCTGA
- a CDS encoding hydroxyacid dehydrogenase: MSPETKAALLDEQALARLGATALLDPDLLVTDFAAADPLRLSEAEVLLTGWGCPPLTEQALDLLPSLRAVVHTAGSVKGLMTEAAWRRGLSVTSAAEANAQPVAEFTVAAIVFANKRVLTTARAYREARTQLNPLTLYPGIGNYGRTVGIVGASRIGRRVIELLRSYDAHVLVHDPYLAGDEARALGVEPVHLDELMGRSDVVTVHAPQTSETRHLIDARRLALMRDGATLVNTARGTLVDTEALTAELVSGRLHAVLDVTHPDVLPAGSPLYDLPNVLLTPHIAGSLGNELGRLAACAAAELERYARGLPFAHAVHPASLAHSA, from the coding sequence ATGAGCCCGGAGACGAAGGCGGCCCTGCTCGACGAGCAGGCCCTCGCCAGGCTCGGCGCCACGGCGCTCCTGGACCCCGACCTCCTGGTCACCGACTTCGCCGCGGCCGACCCCTTGCGGCTGAGCGAAGCGGAGGTCCTGCTCACCGGCTGGGGCTGCCCGCCCCTCACCGAGCAGGCCCTCGACCTCCTCCCGTCCCTGCGCGCGGTGGTGCACACCGCCGGATCCGTGAAGGGGCTGATGACGGAAGCGGCCTGGCGGCGCGGACTGTCCGTCACGAGCGCGGCCGAGGCCAACGCCCAGCCCGTCGCCGAGTTCACGGTCGCCGCGATCGTCTTCGCCAACAAGCGCGTCCTCACCACCGCCCGGGCCTACCGGGAGGCCCGCACCCAGCTCAACCCGCTCACGCTGTACCCCGGAATCGGGAACTACGGCCGAACCGTCGGCATCGTCGGCGCCTCGCGCATCGGCCGCCGGGTCATCGAGCTGCTGCGCTCCTACGACGCGCACGTGCTGGTCCACGACCCGTACCTGGCCGGGGACGAAGCGAGAGCCCTGGGGGTGGAGCCCGTCCACCTGGACGAACTCATGGGCCGCAGTGACGTGGTGACCGTGCACGCACCGCAGACCTCCGAGACCCGCCACCTGATCGACGCCCGCAGGCTCGCCCTCATGCGCGACGGCGCGACCCTCGTCAACACCGCCCGCGGAACGCTGGTCGACACCGAGGCGCTCACCGCGGAACTGGTCTCGGGCCGGCTGCACGCCGTCCTCGACGTCACCCACCCCGACGTACTGCCGGCCGGATCGCCGCTCTACGACCTGCCGAACGTGCTGCTCACCCCGCACATCGCCGGCTCGCTCGGCAACGAACTCGGACGTCTCGCGGCCTGCGCGGCCGCGGAGTTGGAGCGGTACGCCCGGGGACTCCCCTTCGCCCACGCCGTCCACCCCGCGAGCCTGGCCCACTCGGCCTGA
- a CDS encoding family 20 glycosylhydrolase, which yields MNTWGLAMRLLRFLTASALALAALSLPSAARAEPLRAGAAVAAAPPQTVPALRQWTAGSGAYGFTSTSRIVVDPAHTAQLLDEAATFAEDLGALAGRPVAVVTGSPSPGDIGLSLGEGSLPAEGYRMTVGQSLAIQAGTDAGAFNGTRSVLQLLHQSASVPGGTAVDWPTKAERGLMIDQGRKFFTVDWVKQHIKELAYLKLNYFHFHLSDTFGFRLESSTHPEIVSADHYSKQDIADLIALGQKYHVTIVPEIDTPGHMNQILAAHPELKLKDSSGTASSEFIDLSLPGSYTLIKDLIEEYLPLFPAAYWHIGADEYVTDYARYPQLLSYARAHYGANATAKDTYYGFVNWADSLVRSAGKTTRMWNDGIKAGDGTVTPDARILVEYWYSYGLTPQQLVNAGHTIANESWTPTYYVLGGAKPDTKWMYETWTPDRFEGGNTITDPSKNRGSLVHVWCDSPNAETETQIAAGIMYPLRGLAQQTWGSPKPVATYAAFTPIVAAIGHNPAWPGLAQPGNLARNRPTTASSTETVNFPAALATDGDPGTRWSSAYADPQWLQVDLGSSQAVNRVVLRWEAAYGKGFQIQLSDDQSTWRTAYSTTTGAGGVQDLTGLSGSGRYIRVYGVQRGTTYGYSLYEFEVYGGQLSGTRTLTSAGKALDDPASSTASGTRLITWTPHGGPNQQWRLALTGDGSYTMTNGSSGLCADVAGGSTAAGAAVVQTACGSGDSQRWLLTPLGSGDYTVANKKSGLLLTTASGADGALASQQAAGGSVYQRWQIS from the coding sequence GTGAACACCTGGGGACTCGCCATGCGTCTGCTCAGATTCCTGACCGCCTCCGCCCTGGCCCTGGCCGCGTTGTCCCTGCCGTCCGCCGCCCGCGCCGAGCCCCTGCGGGCGGGGGCGGCCGTCGCCGCCGCGCCGCCGCAGACGGTGCCGGCCCTGCGGCAGTGGACGGCAGGCAGCGGGGCGTACGGCTTCACGAGCACCAGCCGGATCGTCGTCGATCCCGCCCACACCGCGCAGCTCTTGGACGAAGCGGCCACGTTCGCCGAGGACTTGGGCGCGCTGGCCGGGCGTCCGGTGGCCGTCGTCACGGGCAGCCCCTCCCCCGGCGACATCGGCCTGAGCCTGGGCGAAGGCTCGCTGCCCGCCGAGGGGTACCGGATGACCGTCGGCCAGTCCCTCGCCATCCAGGCCGGGACCGACGCCGGAGCCTTCAACGGCACCCGTTCCGTGCTGCAGTTGCTGCACCAGTCTGCCTCCGTGCCGGGTGGAACGGCGGTGGACTGGCCCACCAAGGCCGAGCGCGGGCTCATGATCGACCAAGGGCGGAAGTTCTTCACCGTCGACTGGGTCAAGCAGCACATCAAGGAGCTGGCCTACCTCAAGCTCAACTACTTCCACTTCCACCTGTCGGACACCTTCGGCTTCCGACTGGAGAGTTCCACGCACCCGGAGATCGTCTCCGCCGACCACTACTCCAAGCAGGACATCGCGGACCTGATCGCACTGGGGCAGAAGTACCACGTCACGATCGTCCCCGAGATCGACACCCCGGGGCACATGAACCAGATCCTGGCCGCCCACCCGGAGCTCAAGCTCAAGGACAGTTCGGGCACGGCCAGTTCCGAGTTCATCGACCTGTCCCTGCCCGGCTCTTACACCCTGATCAAGGACCTGATCGAGGAATACCTGCCGCTGTTCCCGGCCGCGTACTGGCACATCGGCGCCGACGAATACGTCACCGACTACGCCAGGTACCCGCAGCTGCTCAGCTACGCCCGCGCCCACTACGGCGCGAACGCCACCGCCAAGGACACCTACTACGGGTTCGTGAACTGGGCGGACTCCCTGGTCCGCTCGGCCGGCAAGACCACCCGCATGTGGAACGACGGCATCAAGGCCGGCGACGGGACCGTCACGCCCGACGCCCGCATCCTCGTCGAGTACTGGTACAGCTACGGACTCACCCCCCAGCAGCTGGTCAACGCCGGACACACGATCGCCAACGAGTCCTGGACGCCGACCTATTACGTGCTCGGCGGTGCGAAACCGGACACGAAGTGGATGTACGAGACGTGGACCCCGGACCGGTTCGAGGGCGGCAACACCATCACCGACCCCTCGAAGAACCGCGGTTCGCTGGTCCACGTGTGGTGCGACAGCCCGAACGCCGAGACCGAGACGCAGATCGCCGCCGGGATCATGTACCCGCTGCGCGGCCTCGCCCAGCAGACCTGGGGTTCACCGAAGCCGGTCGCCACCTACGCGGCGTTCACGCCGATCGTGGCCGCGATCGGACACAACCCCGCATGGCCCGGACTCGCCCAACCGGGCAACCTCGCCCGCAACCGCCCCACCACCGCGTCCAGCACCGAGACCGTCAACTTCCCGGCCGCGCTGGCGACCGACGGCGATCCGGGCACCCGGTGGTCCAGTGCGTACGCCGATCCGCAGTGGCTGCAGGTGGACCTCGGGTCCTCCCAGGCCGTGAACCGGGTGGTCCTGCGCTGGGAGGCCGCGTACGGGAAGGGCTTCCAGATCCAGCTCTCCGACGACCAGAGCACCTGGCGCACCGCGTACTCCACGACCACGGGCGCCGGCGGGGTCCAGGATCTGACCGGCCTGTCCGGCTCCGGCCGCTACATCCGGGTGTACGGAGTCCAGCGCGGCACCACCTACGGCTATTCACTGTACGAATTCGAGGTGTACGGCGGCCAGTTGAGCGGCACCCGAACCCTCACCTCGGCCGGGAAGGCGCTCGACGACCCGGCGAGCTCCACCGCCTCCGGTACCCGGCTGATCACCTGGACCCCGCACGGCGGCCCCAACCAGCAGTGGCGCCTCGCCCTCACCGGCGACGGCAGCTACACCATGACCAACGGCTCGTCCGGCCTCTGCGCGGACGTGGCGGGCGGTTCCACCGCTGCGGGCGCGGCCGTGGTCCAGACCGCCTGCGGCAGCGGCGACAGCCAGCGCTGGCTGCTCACCCCGCTCGGCTCCGGGGACTACACGGTGGCCAACAAGAAGAGCGGGCTGCTCCTGACCACGGCGTCCGGCGCCGACGGGGCCCTGGCGAGCCAGCAGGCCGCCGGCGGTTCGGTCTACCAGCGCTGGCAGATCAGCTGA
- a CDS encoding discoidin domain-containing protein — protein MRLNTPSTPHVYTSRRTIGVVITAVLLLVGGLLLAYPERAGAAADPLISRGKTATASSVESSGFGPQNAFDGSTTTRWASVEGKDPQWIRVDLGANANVTRVALRWEAAYAKTYRVEISADGTTWTRLANETAGNGGTDDWTALSGSGRYLRVYGTARGTSYGYSLYEVEVYGTLDGTPPPTGAFTVVAAGDIAAQCTASDSSCAHPKTAAQAQKINPKFYLTMGDNQYDDARISDYRNYYDTSWGAFKDKTRPVPGNHETYDPAGPLAGYKAYFGAVAYPQGKSYYSFNEGNWHFIALDSNSFDQKAQIDWLKADLAANSKGCIAAYWHHPLYSSGGHGNDPVSKPVWNILYGAKADLVLGGHDHHYERFAPQDPNGKATADGITEIVGGMGGADPYDIEDVQPNSQKRISGTYGVLKLDFTDSGYSWSYVATDGTTKDTSPKYTCH, from the coding sequence ATGCGCCTGAACACCCCAAGCACACCTCATGTTTACACATCGCGCCGCACGATCGGCGTGGTCATCACCGCCGTACTGCTCCTCGTGGGCGGCCTGTTGCTCGCCTATCCCGAACGGGCCGGCGCCGCCGCAGACCCCCTCATCTCGCGCGGCAAGACCGCCACGGCGTCCTCCGTGGAGAGTTCGGGCTTCGGTCCGCAGAACGCCTTCGACGGCAGCACCACCACCCGGTGGGCCAGCGTCGAGGGCAAGGACCCGCAGTGGATCCGCGTCGACCTCGGCGCGAACGCCAACGTCACGCGGGTGGCGCTGCGTTGGGAGGCCGCGTACGCCAAGACGTACCGGGTCGAGATCTCGGCCGACGGCACCACCTGGACCCGGCTCGCCAACGAGACGGCCGGGAACGGCGGCACCGACGACTGGACCGCCCTCTCCGGCAGCGGCCGCTACCTGCGCGTGTACGGAACAGCCCGCGGCACCTCCTACGGGTACTCCCTGTACGAGGTCGAGGTGTACGGCACCCTCGACGGGACTCCCCCGCCGACCGGCGCCTTCACCGTGGTCGCCGCCGGTGACATCGCCGCCCAGTGCACCGCCTCGGACAGCTCCTGCGCCCACCCCAAGACCGCCGCGCAGGCCCAGAAGATCAACCCGAAGTTCTATCTGACGATGGGCGACAACCAGTACGACGACGCCCGGATCTCCGACTACCGGAACTACTACGACACCTCCTGGGGCGCGTTCAAGGACAAGACCCGCCCGGTGCCCGGCAACCACGAGACCTACGACCCGGCAGGCCCGCTCGCCGGCTACAAGGCCTACTTCGGAGCCGTCGCCTACCCCCAGGGCAAGAGCTACTACAGCTTCAACGAGGGCAACTGGCACTTCATCGCCCTCGACTCCAACTCCTTCGACCAGAAGGCCCAGATCGACTGGCTCAAGGCCGACCTCGCCGCGAACTCCAAGGGCTGCATCGCCGCCTACTGGCACCACCCGCTGTACTCCTCCGGCGGGCACGGCAACGACCCGGTGAGCAAGCCGGTCTGGAACATCCTGTACGGCGCCAAGGCCGACCTCGTGCTGGGCGGGCACGACCACCACTACGAGCGGTTCGCCCCGCAGGACCCGAACGGGAAGGCCACCGCCGACGGGATCACCGAGATCGTCGGCGGCATGGGCGGCGCCGACCCCTACGACATCGAGGACGTCCAGCCCAACAGCCAGAAGCGGATCAGCGGTACGTACGGGGTCCTGAAGCTGGACTTCACCGACTCCGGCTACAGCTGGAGCTACGTCGCCACCGACGGGACCACGAAGGACACCAGCCCGAAGTACACCTGCCACTGA